The proteins below come from a single Drosophila miranda strain MSH22 chromosome Y unlocalized genomic scaffold, D.miranda_PacBio2.1 Contig_Y1_pilon, whole genome shotgun sequence genomic window:
- the LOC117192019 gene encoding proteasomal ubiquitin receptor ADRM1 homolog isoform X2: MFGRQSGLGSSSNSSNLVEFRAGRMNMVGKMVHPDSRKGSVYMTQSDDGLMHFCWKDRTSGKVEDDLIVFPDDFEYKRVEQCKTGRVYVLKFKSSTRRMFFWMQEPKTDKDEENCRRINELLNNPPSAHQRGGGGGSNDGDLQYMLNNMSQQQLMQLFGGVGQMGGLSSLLGQMNSRTPSSRNTSSSGGASALQTPENISVPRTPTAPKGSKSGSSRSNLNSQSDTDGSASSSIDADASGRSLNIDLSTALSGAEAINQLIADPERVKSLIVHLPESEDADEDRKQQIKNHITSPQFQQALAQFSNALQSAQLGPVVKQFELSNDAVAAAYSGNLEDFVNALQKSLPAGTTMGGEKEATEKKAEPDAAKDDNPEPVEKQEEKQK, translated from the exons ATGTTTGGCAGACAGAGTGGACTTGGCAGttccagcaacagcagtaattTGGTTGAGTTTCGTGCTGGACGCATGAACATGGTGGGCAAAATGGTACACCCCGACTCGCGCAAGGGTTCGGTCTACATGACCCAATCCGACGATGGCCTGATGCACTTTTGCTGGAAGGATCGCACCTCCGGCAAGGTCGAGGATGATTTGATTGTCTTTCCCGATGACTTCGAGTACAAGCGCGTGGAGCAATGCAAAACCGGACGCGTTTATGTGCTCAAGTTCAAGTCTTCGACTCGTCGAATGTTCTTCTGGATGCAGGAGCCGAAGACCGACAAGGACGAGGAGAACTGCCGTCGCATCAACGAGCTCCTCAACAATCCGCCCTCGGCCCATCAGCGTGGCGGGGGAGGAGGCAGCAATGACGGCGATTTGCAGTACATGCTGAACAACATGTCGCAACAGCAGCTGATGCAGCTCTTCGGCGGTGTGGGCCAAATGGGAGGCCTAAGCTCTTTGCTGGGCCAAATGAA CTCGCGCACACCATCGTCCCGTAACACCTCGTCGTCGGGAGGCGCCTCGGCGCTGCAAACGCCCGAGAACATCAGTGTGCCCCGCACTCCCACCGCACCCAAGGGCTCCAAGTCGGGCAGCAGCCGTAGCAATCTGAATTCGCAGAGCGACACCGATGGCAGTGCCAGCTCGTCCATTGATGCCGATGCCTCCG GGCGTTCCTTGAACATCGACCTATCGACGGCCCTTTCGGGCGCGGAAGCCATCAATCAGCTTATTGCCGATCCGGAGCGCGTTAAGTCACTGATTGTGCACCTGCCCGAGTCGGAGGATGCGGATGAAGATCGCAAGCAGCAGATTAAGAATCACATTACATCCCCACAGTTCCAGCAGGCCCTAGCCCAGTTCTCCAATGCCCTGCAATCGGCCCAATTAGGTCCGGTGGTGAAGCAGTTTGAGCTCTCCAATGATGCCGTAGCAGCAGCCTATTCCGGCAACCTGGAGGACTTTGTGAATGCCCTGCAGAAGAGTCTTCCCGCTGGCACCACCATGGGCGGAGAGAAGGAGGCGACCGAGAAGAAAGCCGAGCCCGATGCCGCCAAGGACGACAATCCCGAGCCCGTCGAGAAGCAGGAGGAGAAACAAAAATAG
- the LOC117192019 gene encoding proteasomal ubiquitin receptor ADRM1 homolog isoform X1 — protein MFGRQSGLGSSSNSSNLVEFRAGRMNMVGKMVHPDSRKGSVYMTQSDDGLMHFCWKDRTSGKVEDDLIVFPDDFEYKRVEQCKTGRVYVLKFKSSTRRMFFWMQEPKTDKDEENCRRINELLNNPPSAHQRGGGGGSNDGDLQYMLNNMSQQQLMQLFGGVGQMGGLSSLLGQMNSRTPSSRNTSSSGGASALQTPENISVPRTPTAPKGSKSGSSRSNLNSQSDTDGSASSSIDADASGKNSTTSTTTASETTGAYANPFQAYLSNLSPEHGAGRSLNIDLSTALSGAEAINQLIADPERVKSLIVHLPESEDADEDRKQQIKNHITSPQFQQALAQFSNALQSAQLGPVVKQFELSNDAVAAAYSGNLEDFVNALQKSLPAGTTMGGEKEATEKKAEPDAAKDDNPEPVEKQEEKQK, from the exons ATGTTTGGCAGACAGAGTGGACTTGGCAGttccagcaacagcagtaattTGGTTGAGTTTCGTGCTGGACGCATGAACATGGTGGGCAAAATGGTACACCCCGACTCGCGCAAGGGTTCGGTCTACATGACCCAATCCGACGATGGCCTGATGCACTTTTGCTGGAAGGATCGCACCTCCGGCAAGGTCGAGGATGATTTGATTGTCTTTCCCGATGACTTCGAGTACAAGCGCGTGGAGCAATGCAAAACCGGACGCGTTTATGTGCTCAAGTTCAAGTCTTCGACTCGTCGAATGTTCTTCTGGATGCAGGAGCCGAAGACCGACAAGGACGAGGAGAACTGCCGTCGCATCAACGAGCTCCTCAACAATCCGCCCTCGGCCCATCAGCGTGGCGGGGGAGGAGGCAGCAATGACGGCGATTTGCAGTACATGCTGAACAACATGTCGCAACAGCAGCTGATGCAGCTCTTCGGCGGTGTGGGCCAAATGGGAGGCCTAAGCTCTTTGCTGGGCCAAATGAA CTCGCGCACACCATCGTCCCGTAACACCTCGTCGTCGGGAGGCGCCTCGGCGCTGCAAACGCCCGAGAACATCAGTGTGCCCCGCACTCCCACCGCACCCAAGGGCTCCAAGTCGGGCAGCAGCCGTAGCAATCTGAATTCGCAGAGCGACACCGATGGCAGTGCCAGCTCGTCCATTGATGCCGATGCCTCCGGTAAGAACTCAACCACATCAACTACGACAGCATCAGAAACGACTGGAGCCTATGCCAATCCATTCCAAGCGTATTTATCCAATCTCTCCCCCGAACATGGCGCAGGGCGTTCCTTGAACATCGACCTATCGACGGCCCTTTCGGGCGCGGAAGCCATCAATCAGCTTATTGCCGATCCGGAGCGCGTTAAGTCACTGATTGTGCACCTGCCCGAGTCGGAGGATGCGGATGAAGATCGCAAGCAGCAGATTAAGAATCACATTACATCCCCACAGTTCCAGCAGGCCCTAGCCCAGTTCTCCAATGCCCTGCAATCGGCCCAATTAGGTCCGGTGGTGAAGCAGTTTGAGCTCTCCAATGATGCCGTAGCAGCAGCCTATTCCGGCAACCTGGAGGACTTTGTGAATGCCCTGCAGAAGAGTCTTCCCGCTGGCACCACCATGGGCGGAGAGAAGGAGGCGACCGAGAAGAAAGCCGAGCCCGATGCCGCCAAGGACGACAATCCCGAGCCCGTCGAGAAGCAGGAGGAGAAACAAAAATAG